In Triticum aestivum cultivar Chinese Spring chromosome 5B, IWGSC CS RefSeq v2.1, whole genome shotgun sequence, the following proteins share a genomic window:
- the LOC123117559 gene encoding uncharacterized protein: MAVQVASPAMAAEKTLATTAWSYPYVEYMAQWERQVERRQLFLRSYHFSRDAEVSPRARTRRVVWAGARRLRRAAAKGLRRLRARIRLYFGWAAPALRRRSSPRRGAVHGFRYGRLPRKAPPAASVCFW; the protein is encoded by the coding sequence ATGGCTGTGCAAGTGGcttcgccggcgatggcggcggagaAGACTTTGGCGACGACGGCGTGGTCGTACCCGTACGTGGAGTACATGGCGCAGTGGGAGCGGCAGGTGGAGCGGCGGCAGCTGTTCCTCCGGAGCTACCACTTCTCCCGCGACGCCGAGGTCTcgccgcgcgcgcgcacgcgccgcgTCGTCTGGGCCGGGGCTCGTCGcctgcgccgcgccgccgccaaggGGCTCCGACGCCTCCGGGCGCGCATCCGCCTCTACTTCGGCTGGGCCGCGCCCGCGCTCCGCCGCCGCTCCTCCCCACGCCGGGGCGCCGTCCACGGGTTCCGGTACGGCCGCCTCCCCCGGAAGGCGCCGCCGGCCGCGTCCGTCTGCTTCTGGTAG